In Mus caroli chromosome 19, CAROLI_EIJ_v1.1, whole genome shotgun sequence, a genomic segment contains:
- the LOC110285941 gene encoding olfactory receptor 5A1, with translation MALTNMWNSSSVTMFIFLGFSDHPELQIFLFLTFLSIYLVTLTWNLALIFLIRGDIHLHTPMYFFLSNLSFIDICYSSSVAPKMLSDFFREQKTISFLGCAAQFFFFVGLGLTECFLLTAMAYDRYAAISNPLLYTTIMPQGLCMRMVAGAYLGGFLSSFIQASSIFQLHFCGSNVINHFFCDLPPILALSCSNTFLSQVVNFLIVITVGGTSFLILLISYSYIVSAVLKIHSVRGRWKAFNTCASHLMAVTMLFGTALFMYLRPSSSYSFSRDKVVSVFYSLVIPMLNPLIYSLRNKEIKDALWKVMERKKVFPNL, from the coding sequence ATGGCTCTAACCAACATGTGGAACAGCTCATCAGTAACCATGTTCATCTTCTTGGGATTCTCAGACCACCCAGAACTCCAAATCTTCCTCTTTCTGACTTTCTTGAGCATCTATCTCGTGACCTTGACCTGGAACCTGGCCCTCATCTTTCTGATCAGAGGTGACATCCATttacacacacccatgtacttcttcctcagcaaTTTGTCCTTCATTGACATTTGCTACTCATCCTCTGTAGCTCCCAAGATGCTCTCTGATTTCTTTCGAGAGCAAAAGACTATCTCATTCCTGGGATGTGCCGCTCAGTTCTTCTTCTTTGTCGGTTTGGGCCTAACTGAGTGCTTCCTGCTGACAGCAATGGCATATGATAGATATGCAGCCATCTCTAACCCCCTGCTCTACACCACCATCATGCCCCAGGGTCTCTGCATGCGCATGGTGGCTGGGGCATATCTTGGTGGCTTCCTGAGTTCTTTTATTCAGGCTAGTTCCATATTTCAGCTCCACTTTTGCGGGTCAAATGTCATCAACCACTTCTTCTGTGACCTCCCACCAATCCTGGCACTTTCTTGCTCTAACACGTTCCTCAGCCAAGTGGTGAATTTCCTCATAGTGATCACAGTAGGTGGGACGTCATTTCTCATCCTGCTGATCTCCTACAGTTACATAGTGTCTGCTGTCTTGAAGATCCACTCTGTGAGAGGCCGGTGGAAAGCCTTCAACACATGTGCCTCGCACCTCATGGCAGTGACCATGCTGTTTGGGACAGCACTTTTCATGTACCTGCGGCCCAGCTCCAGCTACTCATTTAGCAGAGacaaggtagtgtctgtcttctaTTCGCTGGTGATCCCAATGCTGAACCCTCTCATTTACAGTTTGaggaacaaagaaatcaaagatgccCTGTGGAAagtgatggagagaaagaaagtgtttCCTAACTTGTGA